The proteins below are encoded in one region of Patescibacteria group bacterium:
- the miaA gene encoding tRNA (adenosine(37)-N6)-dimethylallyltransferase MiaA, with translation MRYYIKTFGCQMNESDSERIASFLEQRNYRNTDKMENADLIVVVACSIRQSAIDRIFGLKKKFAKIKAKKILTGCVLKADKPKFKSFFNEILSINEFLGKKYLEMKPKYSCLAGRQACLPARQTNQKSAFVPIMTGCNNFCSYCAVPYTRGREVSRSTKNIIFEIKNLIKNRYKEIILLGQNVNSYKDQPTADHPQGGKTTFPILLKLISGIPGDFTVKFLTSHPKDFSAELIDVITESPKISKEIHLPVQSGDNEILKKMNRGYTTEKYLNLIRKIRAKIPQAKITTDVIVGFPGETKKQFENTVGLFKKVGFDMAYINKYSTRPGTLASRFKDDVLWKEKVRRWRVLNKLTKTKPKLIVIIGPTASGKSTFAIKLAKKINGEIISADSRQVYKGMDIGTGKTTKKEMQDIPHHIIDIANPQKQISVTEYKKLALQAIDKIYKQGKTPIICGGTGFYIQAMVNEIVIPEVKPDWKLRKELEKKTEKELFKQLKKLDPNRAKNIDAKNKRRLIRALEIIIKTNKPIPQLKSSPRFSVQYIKIEKSSAELKKLIDKRVDKMIKMGLEKEVNKLVKKYGWTTVLKNTIGYAEWKNSENRKQIIETIKLHTLQYAKRQLTWFKKFA, from the coding sequence ATGAGGTATTACATCAAAACATTCGGCTGCCAAATGAATGAAAGCGATTCCGAGAGAATCGCTTCATTTTTAGAACAACGAAATTATAGGAATACGGATAAAATGGAAAATGCTGACCTGATAGTAGTTGTCGCCTGCTCTATACGACAAAGCGCGATTGATAGAATCTTCGGCCTAAAGAAAAAATTTGCAAAAATCAAGGCAAAGAAAATTTTAACTGGCTGCGTTTTAAAGGCAGATAAACCTAAATTTAAATCTTTCTTTAACGAGATTTTATCAATCAATGAATTTCTCGGGAAAAAATATCTGGAGATGAAACCAAAATACTCCTGCCTCGCTGGCAGGCAGGCCTGCCTGCCAGCGAGGCAGACAAATCAAAAATCAGCATTTGTACCCATAATGACCGGCTGCAACAATTTCTGCTCTTACTGCGCAGTCCCCTACACCCGCGGCAGAGAGGTTTCAAGATCAACAAAAAATATAATTTTTGAAATAAAAAATCTCATTAAAAATAGATATAAAGAGATTATTTTACTCGGACAAAACGTTAATTCATATAAAGATCAGCCCACGGCTGACCACCCGCAGGGTGGCAAAACTACTTTTCCAATATTGCTTAAACTTATTTCCGGAATCCCGGGTGATTTTACAGTAAAATTTCTTACTTCCCATCCTAAAGATTTCTCCGCAGAATTGATTGATGTAATCACTGAATCGCCAAAAATCAGCAAAGAAATCCATTTACCGGTTCAAAGTGGAGACAATGAAATTCTGAAAAAGATGAATCGCGGATACACAACAGAAAAATATCTTAATTTAATTAGAAAAATCCGTGCAAAAATCCCTCAAGCAAAAATTACCACAGATGTAATTGTGGGTTTTCCCGGCGAAACAAAAAAACAATTTGAGAATACAGTCGGATTATTCAAAAAAGTCGGATTTGACATGGCTTATATTAATAAATATTCAACCAGGCCCGGAACGTTGGCCAGCAGATTTAAAGACGATGTCCTATGGAAAGAAAAGGTAAGGAGGTGGAGAGTTTTAAATAAATTAACCAAAACAAAACCTAAACTGATTGTCATTATTGGACCAACTGCTTCGGGAAAATCCACTTTTGCCATCAAACTGGCTAAAAAAATAAATGGTGAAATTATTTCAGCTGATTCAAGGCAAGTTTATAAAGGAATGGATATTGGCACAGGCAAGACCACGAAGAAAGAAATGCAAGACATCCCTCACCATATAATAGATATTGCTAATCCCCAAAAACAGATTAGTGTCACAGAGTACAAAAAATTGGCATTACAAGCAATAGATAAAATTTATAAACAAGGAAAAACACCGATTATTTGCGGCGGCACTGGATTTTATATTCAGGCAATGGTTAATGAAATAGTAATTCCAGAAGTTAAACCTGATTGGAAATTAAGAAAAGAATTAGAAAAGAAAACCGAGAAAGAATTATTTAAACAATTAAAAAAACTCGACCCGAATCGAGCAAAAAATATTGATGCTAAAAACAAACGCAGATTAATCAGGGCGTTGGAGATTATCATTAAAACCAATAAACCAATACCTCAATTAAAAAGCAGTCCCCGATTCAGTGTCCAGTATATTAAAATTGAAAAATCTTCAGCAGAGCTGAAAAAATTAATAGATAAAAGGGTTGATAAAATGATTAAAATGGGGCTGGAAAAAGAAGTGAATAAATTAGTCAAAAAATATGGCTGGACAACAGTATTGAAAAATACTATTGGCTACG
- the thrS gene encoding threonine--tRNA ligase yields the protein MKIDTIRHSISHIMAYAVQELFPGTKFAIGPTIENGFYYDFHLPAEARGAKARATLVPEDLPKIEKRMRELIKQNIEFKRKLVPKSQAIKLFKNQPYKLELIKDLDSKNATIYISGDFTDLCKGPHVKSTKEINPDAFKLTKIAGAYWRGDEKNPMLQRIYGIAFNTKGELDAYLKQIKEAEKRDHRLIGQKLDLFSIDEEVGPGLILWHPKGTALKGVIENYWVNEHLKNGYEIIDTPHIGRIKLWQTSGHTDFYKENMFGPMQVEGDKYLIKPMNCPFHMKIYKTKSRSYRDLPVRWAELGTVYRFERSGVLHGLTRVRGFTQDDAHIICTPDQLADEMMAAVKFGIKLLKEFGFKEYNIYLATRPEKYVGTPKNWEKATNTLKNVLNKLNLKYQVDKGGGVFYGPKIDIKIKDSLGREWQCTTVQFDFNLPEKFDLTYIDDKGKKQRPYMVHRALLGSIERFIGVLLENYAGALPFWLSPIQVYVIPIGDRHAKYAEQIKEKLMTHGLRIKVKNENETVSKKIREGEIQKIPYMLVVGDEEIKNKSVRVRTREKGDIGMMKIEGFIKKIK from the coding sequence ATGAAAATTGATACAATACGACATTCAATAAGCCACATTATGGCATATGCAGTTCAGGAATTATTTCCTGGAACTAAATTTGCTATTGGCCCGACAATTGAGAACGGATTTTACTACGACTTCCATTTGCCCGCCGAAGCTCGCGGAGCGAAGGCGAGGGCGACCTTAGTTCCAGAAGATCTACCGAAGATTGAAAAAAGAATGCGCGAGCTAATCAAACAAAATATTGAATTCAAAAGAAAATTAGTCCCCAAGTCACAAGCTATAAAATTATTCAAAAACCAGCCATATAAATTGGAGCTTATAAAAGACCTCGACAGCAAAAACGCAACTATTTATATTAGCGGAGATTTTACTGATTTATGCAAAGGCCCGCACGTAAAATCCACAAAGGAAATTAATCCTGATGCATTTAAGCTGACAAAAATCGCTGGCGCTTATTGGCGCGGAGATGAAAAAAATCCCATGCTGCAAAGAATTTACGGAATTGCTTTTAATACTAAAGGAGAGTTGGATGCTTATCTGAAACAAATCAAAGAAGCGGAAAAGCGCGACCATCGTTTAATCGGCCAAAAACTGGATTTATTCAGCATTGACGAAGAAGTCGGACCGGGACTAATCCTCTGGCATCCTAAGGGAACGGCTTTAAAGGGAGTAATTGAAAATTACTGGGTTAATGAACATCTAAAAAACGGCTATGAAATAATCGACACTCCCCATATCGGCCGGATAAAACTCTGGCAAACATCAGGCCATACTGATTTTTACAAAGAAAATATGTTCGGCCCAATGCAAGTTGAAGGCGATAAATACTTAATCAAGCCGATGAACTGCCCGTTCCACATGAAAATCTATAAGACCAAAAGCCGAAGCTACAGAGATTTGCCCGTACGCTGGGCAGAACTCGGTACGGTTTATAGGTTTGAACGTTCCGGAGTTCTGCATGGCTTGACCCGAGTCAGAGGATTTACCCAGGATGATGCGCACATAATCTGCACCCCGGACCAATTGGCTGATGAAATGATGGCTGCTGTAAAATTCGGCATCAAACTTCTAAAAGAATTTGGATTTAAAGAATATAATATTTATCTGGCTACTCGGCCGGAAAAATATGTAGGAACTCCGAAGAATTGGGAAAAAGCAACCAATACTCTAAAAAATGTCTTAAATAAATTGAATCTAAAATACCAAGTTGATAAAGGCGGAGGGGTTTTTTACGGGCCGAAAATTGATATCAAAATCAAAGATTCATTAGGAAGGGAATGGCAATGCACTACTGTCCAGTTTGACTTTAATCTGCCGGAAAAATTTGATTTGACTTATATTGACGACAAAGGCAAAAAACAAAGGCCATATATGGTTCATCGAGCCCTGCTTGGTTCAATAGAAAGATTCATCGGGGTTTTGCTTGAAAATTATGCTGGTGCTTTGCCATTCTGGCTCTCCCCTATCCAGGTTTATGTTATTCCTATTGGAGACCGCCACGCGAAATATGCCGAGCAAATCAAAGAAAAACTTATGACTCATGGTTTAAGAATTAAAGTAAAGAATGAAAACGAAACTGTTTCTAAAAAAATCCGCGAGGGAGAAATACAAAAAATCCCTTATATGCTTGTAGTTGGAGATGAAGAAATAAAAAATAAATCTGTTCGCGTAAGAACCAGAGAAAAAGGAGATATCGGAATGATGAAAATTGAAGGATTTATCAAGAAAATAAAATGA
- a CDS encoding DNA polymerase III subunit alpha: protein MAEQKFTHLHVHSHYSLLDGLAKIDELIEKAKATGMDSLALTDHGTMYGVVEFYKKATSAGIKPIIGVETYLVPGSRFDKTAGKSDIRYHLILLAKDKTGYHNLIKLVTKAHLEGFYYKPRIDKEILKEYHEGLIALTACPQGEIPSALLADDIAKAKKLTLEYSKLFGKDNFYLEIMDHPNDLNQVRLNEKIVKLAKETNLPLVATNDVHYLNKEDADVHDVLLCVQTNRTVGEKNRMTMKGEDYSLKPPDEMISAFRNIPEAIESTQKIADMCNLKLELDKIELPHFPLPEDETANSYLKKLCEKGLRKRDFGENLNQAKKQLKFELGVIEKTGFASYFLIVQDVVNWAKNNNIVVGPGRGSAAGSIVSYLLNITNVDPLKYKLLFERFLNPERISMPDIDLDFADIRRNEIVNYVAKKYGADHVAQIITFGTMASRAAIRDTGRALGYTYAFCDQIAKMIPFGFGLKEALEKVPELSQSYDTDDQVKILIDIATKLEGVARHASTHACGIVITKNPIDFYAPRQFAPQDENSIVTQYEMHSIEALGLLKMDFLGLKNLTTIETALNLIEKLRGIKINIDDIPLDDKKTFELFKRVNTVGVFQLESSGMRKYLQKLKPNDLEDIIVMISLYRPGPMDLIPDYIARKHGEKEIKYVHPKLEPILKNTYGITVYQEQLMQIAKDLAGFTMSEADVLRKAVGKKIRKLLEQQADKMIDGMVKNGIDKEIAQKIWDSIEPFAQYGFNRSHATCYALIAYQTAYLKANYPEEFITALMQADQKDLDRINILVDEAKKMGIQVLAPDINESFDNFTLVPASPAGGPPSIRFGLAAIKNVGHNVVAAIVEERKQNGNFQTMAGFLTRLTPQAGKSAIINKKSLENLIRAGAFDALAQRKELLEHLEELLEFSKESQKTKDNGQASLFGEELITNKNQLLFTNGNGNGKRKLLSEEIQWEKDLLGMYISDHPLKNHEGFLKGKIIQIRDLLKEKKDSKVKIAGVIIKITKFITKSGKPMLFVKAEDLTSAIEILVFATILEKNPTIWQEGKVILVEGRLTDKDDQLKILCDNAEEII from the coding sequence ATGGCGGAACAAAAGTTTACACACTTACACGTTCATAGTCATTATTCGCTTTTGGACGGATTGGCAAAAATTGATGAACTAATTGAAAAAGCCAAGGCAACAGGAATGGATTCCTTGGCTCTTACTGACCACGGCACAATGTACGGCGTGGTTGAATTTTATAAAAAAGCAACTTCTGCCGGTATAAAACCGATTATCGGCGTTGAAACCTATCTCGTACCAGGAAGCCGCTTTGACAAAACCGCAGGCAAATCCGATATCAGATATCATTTAATCTTATTGGCAAAAGACAAAACCGGCTATCATAATTTAATCAAACTCGTAACCAAAGCCCATCTTGAGGGTTTTTATTATAAGCCGAGAATCGACAAAGAAATTTTGAAAGAGTATCACGAGGGACTGATTGCTCTGACCGCCTGTCCGCAAGGAGAAATTCCGTCCGCGCTTCTGGCTGACGACATTGCCAAAGCAAAAAAACTTACCTTAGAATATTCAAAACTTTTCGGCAAGGACAATTTTTATCTTGAAATAATGGACCATCCGAATGATTTAAACCAGGTCCGTCTGAATGAAAAGATTGTCAAACTAGCAAAAGAAACAAATTTGCCATTGGTTGCCACTAATGATGTTCATTATTTAAACAAAGAAGATGCTGATGTGCACGATGTTCTGCTTTGCGTCCAGACCAACCGCACTGTTGGTGAAAAAAACAGAATGACTATGAAAGGCGAAGATTATTCCCTGAAACCGCCCGATGAAATGATTAGCGCATTTCGCAATATTCCGGAAGCGATTGAAAGCACCCAGAAAATCGCTGATATGTGCAACCTTAAACTGGAGCTTGATAAAATCGAGCTTCCCCACTTTCCTCTTCCTGAAGACGAAACAGCGAATTCTTATCTGAAAAAATTATGCGAAAAAGGATTGCGCAAAAGAGACTTTGGAGAAAATCTCAACCAGGCAAAAAAACAACTGAAATTTGAATTGGGGGTTATTGAAAAAACCGGCTTCGCTTCGTACTTCCTGATTGTCCAGGACGTAGTTAATTGGGCAAAAAATAACAACATTGTCGTCGGGCCAGGAAGAGGTTCAGCAGCAGGTTCGATTGTCTCTTATCTTTTAAATATCACTAATGTCGACCCGCTGAAATACAAACTTCTTTTTGAAAGATTTCTTAATCCGGAAAGAATAAGTATGCCTGATATTGATTTAGATTTTGCCGATATTAGACGAAATGAAATTGTTAATTACGTTGCAAAAAAATACGGAGCTGACCACGTTGCCCAAATTATTACTTTTGGAACAATGGCCAGCCGCGCTGCAATCAGAGACACTGGCAGAGCTCTCGGCTATACCTATGCTTTCTGCGACCAAATTGCTAAAATGATTCCTTTCGGCTTTGGATTAAAAGAAGCCCTAGAAAAGGTTCCCGAACTTTCCCAATCCTACGACACTGATGACCAGGTAAAAATATTGATTGATATTGCTACGAAATTAGAAGGCGTTGCCCGCCATGCTTCAACCCATGCCTGCGGAATTGTAATCACTAAAAATCCGATTGATTTTTATGCTCCGCGCCAATTTGCACCGCAGGACGAGAATTCTATTGTCACTCAATATGAAATGCACAGCATTGAAGCGCTTGGACTCTTAAAAATGGATTTTCTCGGCTTAAAAAATCTAACCACTATTGAAACAGCTTTAAATCTCATTGAAAAACTCCGGGGAATTAAAATTAATATTGATGATATACCATTAGACGACAAAAAAACCTTTGAACTTTTCAAAAGAGTAAATACAGTCGGGGTATTCCAATTGGAATCTTCCGGCATGAGAAAATATTTGCAGAAATTAAAACCAAATGACTTAGAAGACATTATTGTCATGATTTCTTTATACCGGCCCGGACCCATGGATTTGATTCCCGATTATATTGCCCGGAAACACGGAGAAAAAGAAATTAAATATGTCCATCCGAAACTCGAGCCAATCCTGAAAAATACTTACGGCATTACTGTTTACCAGGAACAACTGATGCAAATTGCAAAAGATTTAGCGGGATTTACCATGTCCGAAGCAGATGTTTTGAGAAAAGCAGTCGGCAAAAAAATTAGAAAACTACTTGAACAGCAGGCCGATAAAATGATTGACGGCATGGTGAAAAACGGAATTGATAAAGAAATCGCACAGAAAATATGGGATTCTATCGAGCCATTTGCCCAATATGGATTTAATCGTTCTCATGCAACCTGTTATGCTCTAATTGCTTACCAGACAGCTTATTTAAAAGCGAATTATCCAGAGGAATTTATCACTGCTTTAATGCAGGCAGACCAAAAAGACCTGGATAGGATTAATATTTTAGTTGATGAGGCGAAAAAAATGGGCATCCAGGTTTTAGCTCCGGATATCAATGAAAGTTTTGATAATTTTACGCTCGTCCCTGCCTCGCCGGCAGGCGGGCCTCCATCAATTCGCTTCGGATTAGCAGCAATAAAAAACGTAGGTCATAATGTTGTGGCAGCAATTGTTGAAGAAAGAAAGCAAAATGGAAATTTTCAAACCATGGCTGGTTTCCTCACTCGCCTTACTCCTCAAGCGGGGAAATCAGCAATTATCAATAAAAAATCTCTGGAAAACTTAATCCGCGCAGGAGCATTCGATGCTCTTGCCCAAAGAAAAGAATTATTAGAACATTTAGAGGAACTCTTGGAATTCTCTAAAGAATCGCAAAAAACAAAAGATAACGGCCAAGCCAGCTTATTCGGCGAAGAACTAATAACAAATAAAAACCAATTATTATTCACTAACGGAAACGGCAATGGAAAAAGAAAATTGTTAAGCGAGGAAATCCAATGGGAAAAAGATTTACTGGGAATGTATATCTCTGACCATCCGCTTAAAAACCACGAAGGCTTCTTGAAAGGCAAAATAATCCAGATTAGGGACTTGCTCAAAGAGAAAAAAGATAGTAAAGTTAAAATTGCAGGGGTAATTATCAAGATTACCAAATTTATTACCAAATCCGGCAAGCCGATGCTGTTTGTAAAAGCGGAGGACTTGACCAGCGCGATAGAAATCTTGGTCTTTGCCACAATTTTGGAAAAAAATCCGACCATTTGGCAGGAAGGAAAAGTCATCTTGGTCGAGGGCCGCCTGACTGATAAAGACGACCAACTAAAAATCCTCTGTGATAATGCAGAAGAAATTATATGA
- the rpmF gene encoding 50S ribosomal protein L32 has translation MPVPKQRHTKSRRNRRRSHLKLKKRTLGSCPKCGEPILPHHICAFCGFYNGVERIDVLAKLEKKAKKKKEKELKEHEGEVKETAKAMPTGRQVKPLSLEELSKK, from the coding sequence ATGCCAGTACCAAAACAAAGACATACCAAAAGCAGAAGAAATAGGCGAAGATCTCATCTTAAATTAAAGAAGAGAACTTTAGGTAGCTGTCCGAAATGTGGAGAGCCGATTTTGCCGCATCATATCTGCGCTTTTTGCGGATTTTATAATGGTGTAGAAAGAATTGATGTTCTGGCGAAATTAGAGAAGAAAGCCAAGAAGAAAAAGGAAAAAGAACTAAAAGAACACGAAGGAGAAGTTAAAGAAACAGCAAAAGCCATGCCTACCGGCAGGCAGGTCAAACCATTAAGTTTAGAAGAATTGTCTAAAAAATAA
- the nusB gene encoding transcription antitermination factor NusB — protein MSSRHIARSIVLQSLYELDFNFARGRDKQEKNLNIDKVIERNKQEFGLGIEENEFINNLAHGVLEHQSQIDDIITKSAPEWPLNQITIVDRNVLRIGIYELLFGDKEQVPPKVAINEAIELAKGYGGDSSGRFVNGVLGTIFREMNK, from the coding sequence ATGTCTTCAAGGCACATTGCTCGCTCAATAGTCTTGCAATCTTTATACGAACTGGATTTCAACTTCGCCCGTGGGCGAGACAAGCAAGAGAAAAATCTTAATATTGATAAAGTTATTGAAAGAAACAAACAGGAATTTGGGTTAGGAATTGAAGAAAATGAATTCATAAATAATTTGGCGCACGGGGTTTTAGAGCATCAATCACAGATTGATGATATTATTACTAAGTCAGCTCCAGAATGGCCTTTGAACCAGATTACTATTGTTGACAGGAATGTGCTGAGAATCGGGATTTATGAATTATTGTTCGGCGATAAAGAGCAAGTTCCGCCGAAAGTGGCAATTAATGAAGCAATTGAATTAGCCAAAGGTTATGGCGGGGACAGCTCTGGCAGATTTGTAAATGGAGTTTTGGGGACGATTTTTAGAGAAATGAATAAATAA
- the rnc gene encoding ribonuclease III, whose amino-acid sequence MAAIENLNQLEKNFKIKFKNKSLLQQAFIHRSYLNENPGCESEQNERLEFLGDAVIELVVTNYLFKNYPKNPEGDLTTWRAALVNSKMLSEVANKLGFNDYLMLSKGEGQDIGRARQFILANTFEAVVGAIYLDRGFAKAEKFLCENLICELERVLSEKLYLDPKSHFQEEAQGKEGITPNYELIEQKGPDHARNFVVGVYLKGDLIAKGDGPSKQAAQEDAARKALKEKGWE is encoded by the coding sequence ATGGCTGCGATTGAAAATCTTAATCAATTAGAGAAGAATTTTAAAATAAAATTTAAGAATAAAAGCTTGTTGCAACAGGCTTTTATTCATAGATCTTATTTAAATGAAAATCCCGGCTGCGAATCAGAGCAGAACGAACGTTTAGAATTTTTAGGCGATGCAGTAATTGAATTAGTGGTTACAAATTATCTTTTTAAGAATTATCCCAAGAATCCAGAAGGGGATTTAACTACTTGGCGAGCAGCTTTGGTTAATAGCAAGATGCTGTCTGAAGTTGCTAATAAACTGGGATTTAATGATTATTTGATGCTTTCAAAAGGCGAAGGGCAGGACATAGGACGTGCCCGCCAATTTATTTTGGCTAATACATTTGAAGCAGTTGTCGGGGCGATTTATTTGGATAGAGGATTTGCTAAGGCGGAAAAATTTCTTTGTGAGAACTTAATTTGCGAACTAGAAAGAGTTTTAAGCGAGAAATTATATTTAGATCCAAAGAGCCATTTTCAGGAAGAAGCGCAGGGCAAGGAAGGGATTACGCCTAATTATGAATTAATTGAGCAGAAAGGTCCTGACCATGCCAGAAATTTTGTAGTTGGGGTATATTTAAAAGGGGACCTTATTGCTAAAGGCGATGGTCCGTCAAAGCAGGCAGCACAGGAAGATGCAGCAAGAAAGGCGTTAAAAGAAAAGGGATGGGAGTAG
- the rpsP gene encoding 30S ribosomal protein S16 — translation MLKIRLQRIGKKNSPSFRVVLVEHTMRPQGKFLELLGSYNKIQKQKSFNKERILYRISKGAQVSPTVHNLLVDEKIIDKPKVKAWKPKKKTVEEAKNVVPPTPAEGGVGVPTSPPDAESVGIDIEPKKE, via the coding sequence ATGTTAAAAATACGATTACAGAGAATTGGAAAAAAGAATAGCCCGAGCTTTCGGGTTGTTTTGGTTGAACACACCATGAGGCCTCAGGGAAAATTTTTGGAACTGCTTGGCTCATATAATAAAATTCAGAAACAGAAGAGTTTTAATAAAGAAAGAATCTTGTATCGGATTTCCAAAGGAGCGCAAGTTTCTCCAACCGTGCATAATTTATTAGTTGATGAAAAGATTATTGATAAACCAAAGGTAAAAGCATGGAAGCCCAAGAAAAAAACAGTCGAAGAGGCGAAGAATGTTGTACCTCCGACGCCCGCTGAAGGCGGGGTCGGAGTCCCGACCTCTCCGCCAGATGCGGAGAGCGTCGGGATTGACATAGAACCAAAAAAGGAATAA
- a CDS encoding KH domain-containing protein: MAKAKDQEFLESLVEGIVNNPKDVEIERIVDEMGVLLTLKVNPEDMGALIGRGGSTAGAIRTLLRIVGAKNNARVNLKIEEPEGGKRPAVRGEKKDVDSVVDDLKI; the protein is encoded by the coding sequence ATGGCTAAAGCAAAAGATCAGGAATTTCTTGAATCATTAGTTGAAGGCATTGTTAACAATCCAAAAGACGTTGAGATTGAAAGAATCGTCGATGAAATGGGCGTACTTTTAACCTTAAAAGTCAATCCGGAAGATATGGGTGCTTTAATTGGCCGCGGTGGTTCAACAGCAGGAGCTATTAGAACTCTTTTAAGAATCGTTGGCGCCAAGAATAATGCCCGAGTTAATCTCAAGATTGAAGAGCCAGAAGGCGGGAAAAGACCCGCAGTTCGAGGCGAGAAAAAGGATGTTGACAGCGTAGTCGACGACCTCAAGATATAA
- the trmD gene encoding tRNA (guanosine(37)-N1)-methyltransferase TrmD → MKFNIITIFPDIFDSYFSESIIKRAQAKKLVDIKIHNLRDYTDDKHRQVDDKPYGGGPGMVMMVEPILKAIKKIKKGKAKIILFSPKGKKFNQEMAKRFSKLNQLIMICGRYEGVDERVAKYIADEEISIGDYILTGGEIPAMIVVDAVSRFIPGVLGKHESLEEIKGSYPVYTRPESTLIKNKKRIVPKVLLSGNHKKIEEWRRGL, encoded by the coding sequence ATGAAGTTTAATATAATAACTATATTTCCGGATATATTTGATTCGTATTTTTCCGAATCAATTATTAAACGAGCGCAAGCAAAAAAGCTTGTGGATATTAAAATTCATAATTTACGGGATTATACTGACGATAAGCATAGGCAGGTTGATGATAAGCCGTATGGCGGGGGGCCGGGAATGGTGATGATGGTGGAACCGATTTTAAAGGCGATCAAGAAAATAAAAAAGGGCAAAGCAAAAATTATTCTATTTTCTCCGAAAGGAAAGAAATTTAATCAAGAAATGGCGAAACGATTTAGTAAATTGAATCAATTGATTATGATTTGCGGGAGATATGAGGGAGTTGATGAAAGGGTTGCAAAATATATTGCTGACGAGGAAATTTCAATAGGAGATTATATTTTGACTGGCGGAGAAATTCCAGCGATGATTGTTGTTGATGCAGTAAGCCGTTTTATCCCCGGTGTTTTAGGAAAACATGAATCCTTGGAAGAAATTAAAGGCAGTTATCCGGTTTATACAAGACCAGAATCTACCTTGATAAAAAATAAAAAAAGAATTGTCCCGAAAGTTTTATTATCCGGCAATCATAAAAAAATAGAAGAGTGGAGGAGAGGACTTTAG
- a CDS encoding NYN domain-containing protein, protein MVYDNKLKQVSKVAVFIDNSNVFKIIQYLRKSDPKWISLYDPLKLAEKLVGNRNLAYVGFYCVQPPSYLLGEDEWHIKIYKITQKYYSEIEKMPLVHVKYGNLRGPKGSLQEKNVDTQLATDMVAMAATGAYNTAIIVSNDGDYESAVNLVKNTFGKKVEVVFFKGRLSMNLEKSCDVKRRARRSFFELLDFDKNTF, encoded by the coding sequence ATGGTTTATGATAATAAATTAAAACAAGTTTCGAAAGTCGCTGTTTTTATAGATAACAGTAATGTATTTAAAATTATTCAGTATTTAAGAAAATCAGACCCTAAATGGATTAGTCTTTACGATCCGTTAAAATTGGCTGAAAAATTGGTAGGAAATAGAAATTTGGCGTATGTAGGATTTTATTGCGTCCAGCCACCTTCTTACTTATTAGGCGAAGATGAATGGCATATTAAAATATATAAAATTACACAAAAATATTATTCCGAAATTGAAAAAATGCCCTTGGTACATGTAAAATATGGAAATCTAAGGGGTCCAAAAGGTTCCTTGCAAGAGAAAAATGTTGATACGCAACTTGCTACTGATATGGTAGCCATGGCAGCTACTGGTGCATATAATACGGCAATTATAGTTTCTAATGACGGAGATTATGAGAGCGCAGTTAATTTAGTTAAAAATACATTTGGCAAAAAGGTGGAGGTGGTTTTTTTCAAGGGACGTCTTTCAATGAACCTAGAAAAGTCATGTGATGTTAAAAGAAGGGCACGACGTTCCTTTTTTGAATTATTAGATTTTGATAAAAATACATTTTAA